The following proteins come from a genomic window of Nautilia profundicola AmH:
- a CDS encoding DUF7488 domain-containing protein yields MKKLIFFIPLFLLASTYPDFRPCLVKYSFVKNSVPVTKTKSVTFNKKNCINYDPFTGMCIIKSNNKRKIKFFDNAKLGWWAASIKHNEIYVGNYAKDALFFSPALLSVKTVKNSVVTDMFCRAIGIGRGDGFIKSDMIKHFVKYGYWGDAGIEVDENMKIVSFDPFYIKGIKTGEKLEKINLKKATPEIFTKTILEGVKGKKVVLCIDGKKVNIKIRKKKYLYTPLEHFGISVNDHLVITKLPKKLQQIYFIKPGAKIIKVNGVEIKTFEELKKALSTYKNVTISLEQQGITATIPLR; encoded by the coding sequence TTTTTTATCCCTCTTTTTCTTTTAGCGTCAACTTATCCGGATTTCAGACCCTGCTTGGTTAAATACTCTTTTGTAAAAAATTCTGTCCCTGTAACTAAAACAAAAAGTGTCACTTTTAACAAAAAAAACTGCATAAACTACGATCCTTTTACGGGTATGTGTATTATTAAGTCAAATAATAAAAGAAAAATTAAGTTTTTCGATAATGCGAAGCTCGGATGGTGGGCGGCAAGCATTAAACACAATGAAATATACGTAGGCAATTATGCAAAAGATGCTTTGTTTTTTTCTCCCGCTTTGTTAAGCGTTAAAACTGTTAAAAACAGCGTGGTTACCGATATGTTCTGCAGAGCGATCGGAATCGGAAGAGGTGACGGATTTATAAAAAGCGATATGATTAAGCATTTTGTAAAATACGGATATTGGGGAGATGCAGGAATTGAGGTTGATGAAAATATGAAAATTGTCAGTTTCGATCCGTTTTATATAAAAGGCATAAAAACGGGTGAAAAATTAGAAAAAATCAATTTAAAAAAAGCCACTCCCGAGATTTTTACAAAAACGATTTTAGAAGGCGTAAAAGGTAAAAAAGTAGTTTTGTGCATAGACGGTAAAAAAGTAAATATTAAAATAAGAAAGAAAAAATATCTTTATACTCCACTTGAACATTTCGGAATATCGGTAAACGATCATCTTGTAATTACAAAACTTCCTAAAAAACTTCAGCAGATATATTTTATAAAACCAGGTGCTAAAATAATAAAAGTAAACGGCGTCGAAATTAAAACTTTTGAAGAGCTTAAAAAAGCACTCTCAACTTACAAAAATGTTACAATTTCATTAGAACAGCAAGGTATAACAGCTACAATACCATTAAGGTAG